A section of the Bacillus sp. HSf4 genome encodes:
- a CDS encoding glycosyltransferase, translated as MKILLAYYRYSPHTNGPSTYIDTLRKSLEEKGHTVDLMSHDKSWLNIQIADQQSADKHSMKRELIRRFQTSYTAKYPLWIYWREMERYSLEQAIKQFDMSGYDVIHCHDFMTARAMARSKPPHIPLIVSLHNFKYHEAKVTGEFYNKTEREQQYMKMEECLGAMSGDIVAVPCQWLKKQLIQIGVTPSKIQVIPYGIVKEPFIENENPAKKSRDEGKKTILCPARLVPVKGHRYLIEALSKLSRERKDFHCLLAGEGPELEALQRTAEQLDIGAAISFLGKRHDIPHLMNGSDIIVLPSLHDTFPLVILEGQFSAKPILAAEAGGIKEIIKDGADGLLVPTGNSDALAEKLRHLLDDDAFRSQLGRRAREKAMKYWDISVHMASMERLYLKCQVGQPASLEPSSGTEPDVEILKQIDPGITDQPGFILSGEIPTDLKSQLRERQHYIHVYDLSGVLLQTKAVEPEGVYEFHHLPAGSYVLKSTLESFGNQTISVGCR; from the coding sequence ATGAAAATATTGCTTGCTTATTATCGGTATTCTCCACACACAAACGGCCCATCCACCTATATTGATACACTTCGAAAAAGCTTAGAAGAAAAAGGACACACCGTCGATCTTATGTCACATGATAAAAGCTGGCTGAACATTCAAATCGCAGATCAGCAGTCAGCAGATAAACACAGCATGAAACGCGAGCTCATCCGCCGCTTTCAAACATCCTACACAGCAAAATATCCGCTGTGGATCTATTGGAGGGAAATGGAGCGCTACAGCCTGGAACAAGCTATTAAGCAGTTTGACATGAGCGGCTACGATGTCATCCACTGTCACGATTTTATGACGGCCAGAGCGATGGCCCGTTCCAAGCCCCCGCATATTCCGCTGATCGTATCGCTTCATAATTTTAAATATCACGAGGCAAAAGTAACCGGTGAATTTTACAATAAAACGGAACGTGAACAGCAGTATATGAAAATGGAAGAATGCCTGGGGGCGATGTCAGGCGACATTGTTGCCGTTCCCTGCCAGTGGCTGAAAAAACAGCTGATCCAAATCGGTGTCACCCCGTCCAAAATTCAAGTCATTCCATACGGCATCGTCAAGGAACCCTTTATCGAAAATGAAAATCCGGCGAAAAAAAGCCGAGATGAAGGCAAAAAAACCATCCTCTGCCCGGCCCGGCTGGTACCGGTAAAAGGGCACCGCTACCTGATTGAAGCCCTTTCCAAACTCAGCCGAGAACGGAAGGATTTTCACTGCCTGCTGGCGGGGGAGGGGCCGGAATTGGAAGCTTTGCAGCGTACAGCCGAACAGCTCGACATCGGGGCAGCCATTTCCTTTCTCGGAAAACGGCATGACATACCTCACTTAATGAACGGCAGCGATATCATTGTTTTGCCTTCACTGCATGATACTTTTCCGCTTGTGATCCTGGAAGGCCAATTTTCCGCAAAACCGATCCTGGCCGCAGAAGCAGGCGGCATAAAAGAAATCATCAAAGACGGCGCTGACGGATTGCTCGTTCCCACAGGCAACAGTGATGCACTTGCGGAAAAGCTGCGGCATTTGCTGGACGATGACGCCTTCCGCTCACAATTGGGAAGACGGGCGCGAGAAAAAGCCATGAAATATTGGGATATCAGCGTCCACATGGCATCGATGGAAAGGCTGTACCTAAAGTGCCAAGTCGGACAGCCTGCCTCCCTTGAACCTTCATCCGGAACAGAGCCTGATGTGGAGATCCTAAAGCAAATTGACCCGGGCATAACCGATCAACCCGGTTTTATTCTATCAGGAGAAATCCCGACGGACTTGAAAAGCCAGCTCAGGGAGCGGCAGCATTACATTCATGTCTATGACCTGTCAGGTGTTCTGCTGCAAACAAAGGCAGTCGAGCCGGAAGGAGTTTATGAGTTTCACCATCTCCCCGCCGGCAGCTATGTATTGAAAAGTACGCTTGAATCGTTCGGCAACCAAACGATCTCTGTCGGATGCCGATAA